Proteins encoded by one window of Xylanivirga thermophila:
- a CDS encoding AAA family ATPase, whose amino-acid sequence MIKSIDIENLRGIRCNTHLDLDSKSLIIFGENGKGKSSIIDGVEYAITKDIKHISSACREVSLQKHAPNISANFQDIKVQVEFKDGSILSNREEPKKDTLAYKINNSVTGNINILRRSQLLNAVFAQPKERYDLLKQFLPLTEINKFENASKGAVDKLKEDLISFQTEIENHKKNIQNTLDIKNLDSVTTDNITSILTNKGKQLNLEDLKNLEEIPRYIEKVEDYVKSIGNIKLDTVIRSLLSLLSEVIDKKSPEQFAKVIFDNINSKLDLVEKQKIIFYEEFLTTGIQWLQEDNKSLCPFCESPIDVPSVVERVNKRIEENSEYSTLKKEFQKHYDILQSELKCWKDKVVKIRSINKELNDGNIEHLCKTIEDNTENFIKLVPKSIQENIIEKNLPNWDDSIYKNANYLKNEYSNKLIPNDTVSLVNQAVRFIHDLKIVNDNLININKKTNQYNISNKRYKITKKFYEELVRQRKNSVQEIYNDIREDINNYYNSMHPEENIGGIDLKIKDSSSKGSAIIESSFYEKDGEDPRAYYSEAHLDTLGLSMFLALYKRECLKNKDLKFLILDDIFTSVDASHRINIINLIFTEFKEHQLIITTHDIVLYREILELEKLYGGNSKFKNIEICEWVKDEGPILDDTRSEIEKLIQLSNNHRTDKSILASATGIFLELLLSKLRYSLELSIPAKYQDKYTIADIWNNLYSKLKKNKEFYNSNSKVLDAINTSKFIRNTNGCHYNEWAQGVSKDEIRQFTNNVISFYEIIYCSNCNSLIKKSNGNEDYQCKCSRLQYQKSKLLIS is encoded by the coding sequence ATGATAAAAAGTATTGATATTGAGAATTTAAGGGGGATAAGGTGCAACACACATCTAGATTTAGACAGTAAATCTTTAATTATTTTTGGTGAAAATGGCAAAGGTAAAAGTTCAATTATTGATGGAGTTGAATATGCAATTACAAAGGATATTAAGCACATTTCATCAGCATGTAGGGAAGTATCATTACAAAAACATGCTCCTAATATATCCGCGAATTTTCAAGATATAAAGGTTCAAGTGGAGTTTAAGGATGGAAGTATATTGTCTAACCGAGAAGAACCTAAAAAGGATACATTAGCCTATAAAATAAATAATAGTGTAACAGGAAATATAAATATTTTAAGACGCTCTCAACTATTAAATGCAGTTTTTGCTCAACCAAAGGAAAGATATGATTTATTAAAACAATTCTTACCACTTACTGAAATAAATAAATTTGAAAATGCTTCTAAAGGAGCAGTTGATAAGTTAAAAGAAGACTTAATCAGTTTTCAAACAGAGATTGAGAATCATAAGAAGAATATTCAAAATACTCTTGATATAAAGAATTTAGATTCAGTTACTACTGACAATATTACCTCAATACTTACGAATAAGGGCAAGCAACTTAATTTAGAAGATTTAAAGAATTTAGAGGAAATACCAAGATACATAGAAAAGGTTGAGGATTATGTAAAAAGTATAGGAAATATAAAATTAGATACAGTTATAAGAAGTCTTTTAAGTTTGTTAAGTGAAGTAATTGATAAAAAATCACCCGAACAGTTTGCAAAAGTAATTTTCGATAATATCAACTCAAAACTTGATTTGGTTGAGAAACAAAAGATTATTTTTTATGAGGAATTTCTTACTACAGGCATTCAATGGTTACAGGAAGATAATAAATCACTATGCCCATTTTGTGAAAGTCCGATAGATGTACCAAGTGTTGTAGAAAGAGTAAATAAGAGAATAGAAGAAAATTCAGAGTATTCAACACTTAAAAAGGAGTTTCAAAAACATTATGATATATTGCAGTCGGAATTGAAATGTTGGAAAGATAAAGTAGTTAAGATTAGAAGTATAAATAAAGAACTGAATGATGGAAATATTGAACATTTATGTAAGACAATTGAGGATAATACTGAAAACTTCATAAAATTAGTTCCTAAAAGTATACAAGAAAATATAATTGAAAAGAATTTACCTAATTGGGACGATTCCATTTATAAAAATGCTAATTATCTAAAAAATGAATATAGCAACAAGTTGATTCCAAATGATACTGTGTCATTAGTTAATCAAGCAGTAAGATTCATACATGACTTAAAAATTGTAAATGATAACCTTATTAATATAAACAAAAAAACTAATCAATATAACATTTCAAATAAAAGATATAAAATAACTAAGAAATTTTATGAAGAATTAGTTCGTCAACGTAAAAATTCTGTACAGGAAATTTATAATGATATTAGAGAAGATATTAATAATTATTATAATAGTATGCATCCTGAAGAAAATATAGGTGGTATAGATTTAAAAATAAAAGATTCTTCAAGTAAGGGGAGTGCTATAATAGAATCAAGTTTCTATGAGAAGGATGGTGAAGACCCAAGAGCATATTATAGTGAAGCACATCTTGATACCTTAGGATTATCGATGTTCTTAGCATTATATAAACGAGAATGTTTGAAAAATAAAGACTTAAAGTTTTTAATATTAGATGATATATTTACATCAGTAGATGCCTCGCATAGAATTAATATTATAAATCTTATTTTTACTGAATTCAAAGAACATCAATTAATTATTACAACTCACGATATTGTTTTATATAGGGAAATTCTTGAGTTAGAGAAATTATACGGTGGAAATAGCAAGTTTAAAAATATTGAGATATGCGAGTGGGTGAAAGATGAGGGACCTATACTAGATGATACTAGGTCAGAAATTGAAAAATTAATACAACTTTCTAATAACCATAGAACAGACAAAAGTATCCTTGCTTCTGCAACTGGCATTTTCTTAGAATTACTCTTATCAAAATTACGATATTCTTTAGAGTTATCAATTCCTGCTAAGTATCAGGATAAATATACAATTGCCGATATTTGGAATAATCTATATTCGAAACTAAAGAAGAATAAAGAATTTTATAATTCTAACTCAAAGGTATTGGATGCTATAAATACTTCTAAGTTTATTAGAAATACAAATGGGTGCCATTACAATGAGTGGGCACAAGGAGTATCTAAGGATGAAATAAGACAGTTTACAAATAATGTTATAAGTTTTTATGAGATAATATACTGTAGCAATTGTAATTCTTTAATAAAAAAGAGTAATGGTAATGAAGATTATCAATGTAAATGTTCGAGGTTACAATATCAAAAAAGCAAATTGTTAATTTCATAA
- a CDS encoding TnsD family Tn7-like transposition protein, with the protein MNFFPTSYPDEILYSTFARYCIRSGNVREIHNFEDLFGTRNCVASLELPTHLDALISNMPVGAKYTAEYLIYKHTLFPFVAAFIPKERAKKIIQTMRNGEGAISYNRTGLLSITLNRYFRFCTQCFKEDVEIYGEPYWHRLHQVTGVYICPKHKIPLYNSTQLIRAGNRQRFIGASHENCKVDEEITYSKDLTKKMLWMAEDVQVLLNNQFEFKEPEWFRSQFRVKLVEKGYARMNNYIHQKRLKQDFINFYGEEYLNLVQSPLTMNSKGWLPDLVRKNDRTTYAIRYLLLARFLEVPIVDLFNTKLATNAEGENTIDAYQELWDQRLIELSQSGLSIRAIAEILESSTKTIRKAIDRLEIEEFWKFNGGGKYLYNKFTDTEEFKVKKKDLREKWLELHSQHPNKSSNQMRKDNDGVYAWLKKYDSEWIEKHYRRIDNKVNPVNWENRDAELLTKVKEVIKDMKEGKPEQITWTTVGSKLGISGWLSKKKEKLPLTKAFVEPQIESLEEYHIRKIKWGIEELERQGKEVTLWNLVETAGVRPQYMKPISREIQKILKDKGYNIDFI; encoded by the coding sequence TTGAACTTTTTTCCAACATCCTATCCTGATGAAATTTTATATAGCACATTTGCGCGTTACTGTATAAGAAGTGGCAATGTACGTGAGATACATAATTTTGAGGATTTATTTGGAACAAGAAATTGCGTAGCGTCTTTGGAATTACCAACACATCTTGATGCTTTAATTAGTAACATGCCTGTGGGAGCAAAGTATACAGCAGAGTATCTTATATATAAACACACTTTATTTCCTTTTGTTGCAGCCTTTATACCAAAAGAACGTGCAAAAAAGATAATTCAAACTATGAGAAATGGAGAAGGTGCTATTTCTTACAATAGGACAGGATTATTATCTATTACATTAAATCGATATTTTAGATTTTGTACACAATGTTTTAAAGAAGATGTAGAAATATATGGTGAACCATATTGGCATCGGCTACATCAAGTAACAGGTGTGTATATATGTCCTAAACATAAAATTCCCCTTTATAACAGTACACAACTCATACGAGCAGGGAATAGACAGAGATTTATCGGTGCATCTCATGAAAATTGTAAAGTAGATGAAGAAATAACTTATTCAAAAGACTTAACTAAGAAGATGCTTTGGATGGCAGAGGATGTACAAGTTTTACTAAACAATCAATTTGAGTTTAAGGAGCCAGAATGGTTTAGAAGTCAATTTCGAGTAAAATTAGTTGAGAAGGGCTATGCCAGAATGAACAACTATATCCATCAAAAGAGATTAAAGCAGGACTTTATAAACTTTTATGGAGAAGAGTATTTAAATCTTGTTCAATCTCCTCTTACTATGAATAGTAAGGGATGGTTGCCAGACTTGGTTAGAAAAAATGACAGAACTACTTATGCAATACGATATCTATTGTTGGCAAGGTTTCTTGAAGTTCCTATCGTTGATTTATTTAATACAAAACTTGCAACTAATGCTGAAGGAGAAAATACTATTGATGCATACCAAGAACTATGGGACCAAAGATTAATAGAACTATCCCAATCAGGATTATCCATAAGAGCAATAGCAGAGATATTAGAATCCTCTACAAAAACAATAAGAAAGGCAATTGATAGATTAGAAATAGAAGAGTTTTGGAAGTTTAATGGTGGTGGAAAATATCTTTATAATAAGTTTACCGATACAGAGGAATTTAAAGTAAAGAAGAAAGATTTAAGAGAAAAATGGCTTGAACTTCACTCCCAACACCCTAACAAAAGTAGCAATCAAATGAGAAAGGATAATGATGGAGTTTATGCTTGGTTAAAAAAATATGATAGTGAATGGATAGAAAAACACTATAGAAGGATTGATAATAAAGTTAATCCTGTTAATTGGGAGAATAGAGATGCTGAACTCCTTACAAAGGTTAAAGAAGTGATAAAAGATATGAAAGAAGGCAAGCCTGAGCAGATAACATGGACAACTGTAGGGAGCAAATTAGGAATTAGTGGTTGGTTATCAAAAAAGAAAGAGAAACTTCCATTAACAAAGGCATTTGTAGAACCACAAATAGAGAGCCTAGAAGAATATCATATAAGAAAGATTAAATGGGGGATTGAGGAGTTAGAAAGACAAGGAAAGGAAGTAACGTTATGGAACTTGGTGGAAACAGCAGGCGTTAGGCCACAATATATGAAACCTATTTCCAGAGAAATTCAAAAGATATTAAAAGATAAAGGATATAATATTGACTTTATTTGA
- a CDS encoding Mu transposase C-terminal domain-containing protein codes for MLDYTANSLIEWKSEGEDSSVERVLWLDDEIAYVININKNKVPFFRRLKDIDEALANDKAEIKEEDNLIVVSKEEDIPQKHKEIRDRAWEIIRDMVDKEPEIFKSTYRRRLIRQVSKSYGVSEGWILEYLKRYWKRGKTRNALLPDYRNCGAKGKERKAGDVKRGRPRKHQDITGEGINVTEDIKKIFRIAINKYYYTTAKNSLTLTYELMRKEYFTDGYKEVNGVKIPLLKPQSGIPSFGQFNYWFQKERNIKKEISSRYSNKKYQKQYRPIIGNSLDGVFQPGTFEIDCQVGDVYLVSRFNKNWIIGRPAIYAVVDKFSRMICGLYVGLETGSYAGAMMALANATTNKVKFCKQFGIEIEEKDWPVHHLAETIIADRGELEGGNIDNLINTLNVKVQNTPPYRADLKSAVERFFGLTNERTKPFLPGVVDLDSRERERGDKDYRTGAKLDLHQFTQVMIKCILYHNNHYHLDYYKRDQDMLEDNVPCIPIKLWNWGIANRGGTLRTVPEDVIKLALMPSDIATVTAKGIKYKDMYYTSKSILKSGAFANARTKGRQKVKISYDPRNMDYIYVYDDPKEYEKCFLVDDNSRYRDKTLEEIEYLLVVEKMQREKNQDNEAQAKTQLITEIEDIVQQAEEDYNKETSVVESDRQRIKNISGNRKAEKTVRRIEEAFNLENDNEENQDNSNEKVETEEMDALDLLFQKQKEVMNDEGSNNTKW; via the coding sequence ATGTTAGACTATACGGCTAATTCTTTAATTGAATGGAAAAGTGAAGGTGAGGATTCTAGTGTTGAAAGGGTACTTTGGCTGGATGATGAAATTGCATATGTTATTAACATAAATAAAAATAAAGTACCTTTTTTTCGAAGACTAAAGGATATAGATGAAGCGTTAGCAAATGATAAGGCAGAAATAAAAGAAGAAGATAATTTAATAGTTGTATCAAAAGAAGAAGATATTCCTCAAAAGCACAAGGAAATCAGAGATAGGGCTTGGGAGATTATTAGGGATATGGTAGATAAGGAACCAGAAATTTTTAAATCCACTTATAGAAGAAGGTTGATTAGACAGGTATCTAAATCTTATGGAGTCAGTGAAGGCTGGATATTGGAATACTTAAAACGATATTGGAAGAGAGGTAAAACCCGTAATGCATTACTACCAGATTACAGGAATTGTGGTGCTAAGGGAAAAGAGAGAAAGGCTGGAGATGTGAAACGCGGGAGACCAAGAAAGCATCAGGATATTACGGGAGAAGGAATTAATGTAACAGAGGATATTAAGAAAATCTTTCGTATTGCCATAAATAAATATTACTATACAACAGCAAAGAATTCACTAACGTTGACGTATGAACTGATGAGAAAAGAATATTTTACAGACGGCTATAAAGAAGTAAATGGAGTAAAGATACCTCTTTTGAAACCACAATCTGGGATTCCTTCTTTCGGACAGTTTAACTACTGGTTCCAGAAAGAGCGAAATATAAAAAAAGAAATCTCAAGTAGGTATAGTAATAAAAAGTACCAAAAACAATATAGACCTATAATAGGTAATTCTTTAGATGGAGTATTTCAGCCTGGAACATTTGAAATTGACTGTCAGGTAGGAGATGTATACTTGGTTTCAAGATTTAACAAGAACTGGATTATAGGTAGACCAGCCATTTATGCCGTGGTAGATAAGTTTAGCAGAATGATATGTGGGCTATATGTTGGACTTGAAACAGGCTCTTATGCAGGAGCGATGATGGCACTTGCAAATGCTACTACAAATAAAGTTAAGTTTTGCAAGCAGTTTGGTATAGAGATAGAAGAAAAAGATTGGCCAGTTCACCACTTAGCAGAAACTATTATTGCAGATAGGGGAGAACTTGAAGGTGGTAATATTGATAATCTTATTAATACTCTAAATGTGAAAGTTCAAAATACACCACCATACCGAGCCGACCTTAAGTCAGCCGTTGAAAGGTTTTTTGGTCTTACAAATGAAAGAACGAAGCCCTTTCTTCCAGGAGTGGTGGATTTAGATAGTAGAGAACGAGAACGAGGTGATAAAGACTACAGAACAGGGGCCAAGTTGGACTTACATCAATTCACACAGGTAATGATTAAGTGCATCCTATATCATAACAATCACTATCATCTGGATTATTACAAGAGAGACCAAGATATGCTAGAAGATAATGTTCCTTGTATTCCAATAAAATTATGGAACTGGGGGATAGCAAATCGTGGAGGAACACTTAGAACAGTTCCTGAGGATGTAATTAAGTTGGCACTTATGCCATCGGATATAGCAACTGTGACTGCAAAAGGAATTAAGTACAAGGATATGTATTATACGTCCAAATCTATATTAAAGAGTGGGGCATTTGCAAATGCGAGAACTAAGGGGAGGCAGAAAGTAAAGATAAGTTATGACCCAAGAAATATGGATTATATATATGTCTATGATGACCCAAAAGAATATGAGAAATGTTTCTTAGTGGATGATAACAGTAGATATAGAGACAAAACACTTGAAGAAATAGAGTATCTATTAGTAGTGGAAAAGATGCAAAGAGAAAAGAATCAGGATAATGAAGCACAGGCCAAGACTCAACTCATTACCGAAATCGAAGATATAGTTCAACAAGCAGAGGAAGACTACAATAAAGAAACAAGCGTTGTAGAAAGTGATAGGCAAAGGATAAAGAATATAAGTGGAAATAGGAAGGCTGAAAAGACAGTGAGACGGATAGAAGAAGCATTTAACTTGGAAAATGATAATGAAGAAAATCAAGATAATTCGAACGAAAAAGTAGAAACGGAAGAAATGGATGCTTTAGATTTACTATTTCAAAAACAGAAAGAGGTGATGAATGATGAAGGAAGTAATAATACCAAATGGTAG
- a CDS encoding TnsA endonuclease C-terminal domain-containing protein, protein MAKRRNNWDAKKLDRWIKEGRGQGEGENYKSWLTIQDFPSMGRATRVFGWTTNRIHHFFSDCQLKYFYLLDWDERVIDIREHYALLDLETVLIDTSDLRLDKFIDKKSKEPYILTTTFLITLVDNNGEKNFAARSIKYASELNKKSTIEKLEIERRYWKVRGIEWGIVTNKDINSVRAKNIEWVHSAMNSNTYNGISQEEFMGYLDGLLYRIHDSKGSVKNIISGFEKDYSLDVGAGLLLFKHLIADKRIILNMDKSININQIDSKSIYIPKVSGGGNDVRLYG, encoded by the coding sequence ATGGCCAAAAGAAGAAATAATTGGGATGCAAAAAAACTGGATAGGTGGATAAAGGAGGGTAGGGGACAAGGAGAAGGAGAAAATTATAAATCTTGGTTAACGATTCAGGATTTTCCTAGTATGGGTAGGGCAACAAGAGTATTTGGATGGACAACGAACCGAATTCATCATTTTTTCTCTGATTGTCAACTCAAATACTTTTACCTGCTCGACTGGGATGAAAGAGTGATTGATATACGAGAACATTATGCATTACTAGATTTAGAAACAGTTTTAATTGATACATCAGATTTACGATTAGATAAGTTTATAGATAAGAAGAGCAAGGAACCCTACATATTAACTACTACATTTCTAATTACGTTAGTAGATAATAATGGAGAGAAGAATTTTGCAGCAAGAAGTATAAAGTATGCTTCGGAATTAAATAAAAAGAGTACTATAGAGAAACTGGAAATTGAAAGGAGGTATTGGAAAGTAAGAGGTATAGAGTGGGGAATCGTAACAAATAAGGATATCAACTCTGTAAGAGCAAAAAACATAGAATGGGTTCATTCAGCAATGAACTCTAACACCTATAATGGAATTTCTCAAGAGGAATTTATGGGGTATTTAGATGGATTATTATATAGAATCCATGATAGTAAAGGCAGTGTTAAGAACATTATATCGGGATTTGAAAAAGATTATTCTCTAGATGTAGGGGCGGGGTTACTACTATTCAAACATTTAATTGCAGATAAAAGGATTATCCTGAATATGGATAAATCTATTAACATTAATCAGATTGACAGTAAATCCATATACATACCTAAAGTAAGTGGAGGAGGTAATGATGTTAGACTATACGGCTAA
- a CDS encoding ATP-binding protein, giving the protein MMKEVIIPNGSVAVEAEYKDQIIPDYRGNPFIEALPNILSPQDVIERLAFYPEYNKSEREVESHYRIYMIDRLFQVFQPLPMNLELESKISRAIRQGYISRNPFDKKLGAGFYNEYYGGQAIGLANIDEDYLSPLGFSLIGISGIGKTAALNRILNLYPQIIIHSEYRNIHFSNYQVVWMRLECPFDGSIKGLMYQFFSEIDRLLGTNHYEKVVRTRATVDSMMVVMNQVVRNSSLGLLVIDEIQHLSMAKSGGSEKMLNFFVNLVNCISLPIILVGTPKSLKVLQGDFRQARRGSSSGDMVCDRLQKGEVWDLLINSVWYYQWTRKETPLTKELSNILYEETQGIPDLVKKVYAISQAEAINSGKEEVTPKIIRKVAKEKFKLVKPMLNALKTNNLREIAKFDDINLMDIDFKDTLTRTKESIKLDLKAKEMINKGKKEQQDNVNEDSKKRVRTNIRSKVKPLQDDKVVNESGGIKDNKDEFDKDDIRFVVEQGKGNNKSPYESLKESGYIISFNDDIFSKEVVS; this is encoded by the coding sequence ATGATGAAGGAAGTAATAATACCAAATGGTAGTGTTGCAGTAGAGGCAGAATACAAAGACCAGATAATTCCAGATTACAGAGGTAATCCTTTTATAGAGGCACTTCCAAATATTCTTTCACCACAAGATGTAATAGAAAGATTGGCTTTTTATCCAGAATATAATAAAAGTGAGAGAGAGGTAGAAAGTCATTATAGAATTTACATGATAGATAGATTATTTCAGGTATTTCAGCCACTTCCTATGAATCTGGAACTAGAAAGTAAAATATCTCGTGCAATAAGACAAGGCTATATCTCTAGAAATCCATTTGATAAGAAATTAGGAGCAGGTTTTTATAATGAATATTATGGGGGACAAGCCATAGGTTTGGCAAATATAGATGAAGATTATTTATCACCTCTTGGGTTTAGCCTAATAGGAATTTCAGGTATAGGAAAAACGGCAGCCCTTAATAGAATTCTAAATTTATATCCACAAATAATTATACATTCTGAGTATAGAAATATCCATTTTTCAAATTATCAAGTAGTATGGATGAGGCTGGAATGCCCTTTCGATGGGTCAATAAAAGGCTTAATGTATCAATTTTTTTCTGAGATAGACAGGCTTCTTGGCACAAACCATTATGAAAAGGTTGTGAGAACAAGAGCAACTGTAGATTCCATGATGGTTGTAATGAATCAGGTAGTCCGAAATAGTTCGTTAGGGTTATTAGTTATAGACGAAATACAGCATCTTAGTATGGCAAAGTCTGGAGGAAGTGAAAAGATGTTAAACTTCTTTGTTAATCTGGTCAACTGTATAAGCCTTCCAATTATTCTGGTTGGTACTCCTAAGTCATTGAAGGTGCTTCAAGGAGATTTCAGACAGGCAAGAAGAGGGTCTAGTTCTGGAGATATGGTATGTGATAGATTACAGAAAGGTGAAGTGTGGGACTTACTTATTAATTCTGTATGGTATTATCAATGGACACGAAAAGAAACACCTTTAACAAAAGAATTAAGCAATATATTATATGAAGAAACCCAAGGAATACCAGATTTAGTTAAAAAGGTATATGCAATTTCTCAGGCAGAGGCTATTAATAGTGGTAAGGAAGAGGTCACCCCTAAAATTATTAGGAAGGTAGCAAAAGAGAAATTCAAATTAGTTAAACCAATGCTAAATGCATTAAAAACTAATAACTTAAGGGAAATTGCTAAGTTTGATGATATCAATTTAATGGATATTGATTTTAAAGACACATTAACAAGGACAAAAGAATCAATAAAATTGGATTTAAAAGCAAAGGAAATGATAAATAAGGGGAAAAAGGAACAACAAGATAATGTAAATGAAGATAGCAAGAAACGAGTTAGAACAAATATAAGAAGCAAGGTTAAACCTTTACAAGATGATAAAGTAGTAAATGAATCAGGTGGAATCAAGGACAATAAAGATGAGTTTGATAAGGATGATATTCGATTTGTTGTAGAGCAAGGAAAAGGCAATAATAAAAGTCCTTATGAGTCATTAAAAGAATCAGGGTATATTATTTCTTTTAATGATGATATTTTTTCTAAGGAGGTGGTATCTTGA